One stretch of Pseudomonadota bacterium DNA includes these proteins:
- the yidD gene encoding membrane protein insertion efficiency factor YidD, producing MSYCLIKLIQLYQMTLHYIIGRHCRFTPTCSHYTIQAIQKYGAIKGSWKGVCRICRCRPGHGGYDPP from the coding sequence ATGTCGTATTGCCTAATTAAATTAATTCAATTGTATCAGATGACCCTGCATTACATTATTGGTAGACATTGCCGATTCACACCCACTTGTAGCCATTACACAATTCAAGCGATTCAAAAATACGGAGCAATCAAAGGAAGTTGGAAAGGCGTCTGTCGTATCTGTCGATGCCGCCCTGGACACGGAGGTTATGACCCACCATGA